One window from the genome of Aeromonas sp. FDAARGOS 1405 encodes:
- the rdgB gene encoding RdgB/HAM1 family non-canonical purine NTP pyrophosphatase, which yields MNKLVLATGNQKKVKELAAMLADMKIQVIPQSEFAVSDADETGTTFVENAIIKARHAARITGLPAVADDSGLEVDLLQGRPGVYSARFAGVGAGDKANIEKLLGELQGAPEYLKSARFWCVLVYMRHADDPTPVICQASWEGMIIDEPRGQHGFGYDPVFFVPDHDCTAAQMPAELKNQLSHRGQALAKLKAALAAAH from the coding sequence ATGAACAAGCTTGTCCTGGCAACAGGTAACCAGAAAAAGGTGAAGGAATTGGCCGCCATGCTGGCCGATATGAAGATCCAGGTGATCCCACAGAGCGAGTTTGCGGTCTCCGATGCCGATGAGACCGGCACCACCTTCGTCGAGAATGCCATCATCAAGGCCCGCCACGCCGCCCGCATTACCGGTCTGCCCGCCGTGGCCGATGATTCCGGTCTGGAAGTTGATCTGCTGCAAGGGCGCCCCGGCGTCTACTCCGCCCGCTTTGCCGGTGTGGGGGCTGGTGACAAGGCCAACATAGAGAAGCTGCTCGGCGAGCTGCAAGGTGCCCCCGAGTACCTGAAGAGCGCCCGCTTCTGGTGTGTGCTGGTCTATATGCGTCACGCCGACGATCCCACCCCCGTCATCTGTCAGGCGAGCTGGGAAGGGATGATCATCGACGAGCCGCGCGGTCAGCACGGTTTTGGCTATGACCCGGTCTTCTTCGTGCCGGATCACGACTGCACCGCCGCCCAGATGCCCGCCGAACTGAAAAACCAGCTGAGCCATCGTGGTCAGGCGCTGGCCAAGCTCAAAGCGGCGCTGGCTGCTGCGCACTGA
- a CDS encoding multidrug effflux MFS transporter, which translates to MPLILLLVLLVLFSPLAIDIYLPAIPQMAEQLGAEVTLMQGTITWFLFSMGLGQLLVGPLADRYGRKPIALGGVLLYGLSALGAGFAASLGELMLARVLQGFGACATSVAAFSVVRDSYGPKKSGQMISYLNGAICFIPALAPLLGGWLTAKAGWSANFWFMAGYALIVGSWLMWRMPETRPEETRSEGALISWSRYSPVLRSPSFLFNAALCMLAMAVILAYVTAAPVQLMVKLGLDMSGFSYWFTANAALNILACFMAPRFIAKVGPRRTLRIGLLVLMLSAITLTLAMHIEHPLAMMGPVFLSSIGFAMILGSAAGMALAPFGHCAGTAAALLGLFQMSGSGALVGLTGALMHDPLSQLALHMWLLLPPLVMLMTRRGRRLCLQ; encoded by the coding sequence ATGCCATTGATACTTTTGCTCGTACTACTGGTGCTGTTCAGTCCGCTGGCTATCGACATCTACCTGCCCGCCATTCCGCAGATGGCCGAGCAGCTGGGCGCCGAAGTAACCCTGATGCAGGGCACCATCACCTGGTTCCTGTTCAGCATGGGGCTGGGGCAACTGCTTGTTGGCCCGCTGGCCGATCGCTACGGTCGCAAGCCCATCGCTCTGGGCGGCGTGCTGCTCTATGGCCTGAGCGCGCTGGGGGCCGGTTTTGCCGCCAGCCTCGGCGAATTGATGCTGGCCCGGGTGCTGCAGGGCTTCGGCGCCTGCGCTACCTCGGTCGCCGCCTTCTCGGTGGTACGTGACAGCTACGGCCCGAAAAAGAGCGGCCAGATGATCTCCTACCTCAATGGGGCCATCTGCTTTATTCCTGCGCTGGCCCCCCTGCTCGGTGGCTGGCTCACCGCCAAGGCGGGCTGGTCTGCAAACTTCTGGTTTATGGCCGGTTATGCGCTCATCGTCGGCAGCTGGCTGATGTGGCGGATGCCGGAGACCCGTCCGGAAGAGACTCGCAGCGAAGGGGCCCTCATCAGCTGGTCTCGCTACAGCCCGGTGCTGCGCTCCCCCAGCTTCCTGTTCAATGCGGCGCTGTGCATGCTGGCGATGGCTGTGATCCTCGCTTATGTCACCGCCGCACCGGTGCAGCTGATGGTGAAGCTGGGGCTGGACATGAGCGGCTTTAGCTACTGGTTTACCGCCAACGCCGCGCTCAACATCCTGGCTTGCTTTATGGCGCCGCGCTTTATCGCCAAGGTGGGGCCAAGACGCACCCTGCGCATCGGCCTGCTGGTGTTGATGCTCTCGGCCATCACCCTGACTTTGGCCATGCACATCGAACATCCGCTGGCGATGATGGGGCCGGTATTCCTCTCCAGCATCGGCTTTGCCATGATTCTGGGCTCGGCCGCCGGGATGGCGCTGGCACCGTTCGGCCACTGCGCCGGTACCGCCGCCGCCCTGCTCGGCCTGTTCCAGATGAGCGGCTCCGGCGCCCTGGTTGGTCTGACCGGCGCCCTGATGCACGACCCGCTCAGCCAGCTGGCACTGCATATGTGGCTGCTGCTGCCGCCCTTGGTGATGCTGATGACCCGCCGCGGTCGCCGCTTGTGTTTGCAATAA
- a CDS encoding oxidoreductase: MSHTLNAALVGYGFAGKTFHAPFLSTTPGLSLSRVVSRDAAKVQADLPDCRVGSLEEVLSDETVDLVVIATPNDTHAPLARQALLAGKHVVIDKPFALDLAEAQALVELAEKQQRLLSIFHNRRWDGDFLTVRRLIAEGTLGQIAQFESHFDRYRPEVRQRWREAGGPGSGLWFDLGPHVLDQALQLFGQPDWLQADLAEQRPGALADDYFHVVLGYGALRVILHGSCLVSATMPRFIVHGSQGSFVKFGMDVQEDQLKLGKRPPAADWGMDSEPGQLSRIVDGQLQQQSVVGEAGDYGAYYRGVCAAIKGEGSNPVPASEALAVMALLDLARQSHLEGKRLPCQKLSD, from the coding sequence ATGAGCCACACTCTCAACGCAGCCCTGGTGGGCTATGGCTTTGCAGGCAAGACCTTCCACGCTCCCTTCCTCTCCACCACCCCGGGCTTGTCCCTGAGCAGGGTGGTAAGCCGCGATGCCGCCAAGGTGCAGGCCGATCTGCCCGACTGCCGGGTCGGCTCATTGGAGGAGGTGCTAAGCGATGAGACCGTCGATCTGGTGGTGATCGCCACCCCCAACGACACCCATGCCCCCCTCGCCCGCCAGGCGCTGCTGGCAGGCAAACATGTGGTGATCGACAAGCCCTTTGCACTGGACCTGGCCGAGGCGCAAGCGCTGGTCGAGCTGGCCGAAAAGCAGCAGCGGCTGCTCAGCATCTTCCACAACCGTCGTTGGGACGGGGATTTCCTTACCGTGCGCCGTTTGATTGCCGAGGGGACGCTGGGGCAGATCGCCCAGTTCGAATCCCACTTCGATCGCTATCGCCCCGAAGTTCGCCAGCGCTGGCGCGAAGCGGGTGGCCCGGGTTCCGGCCTCTGGTTCGATCTCGGCCCTCACGTGCTGGATCAGGCGCTGCAGCTGTTCGGCCAGCCGGACTGGCTACAGGCCGATCTGGCCGAGCAGCGCCCCGGCGCACTGGCGGACGACTACTTCCATGTGGTGCTGGGTTACGGTGCTCTGCGGGTCATTCTGCATGGCAGCTGTCTGGTCTCGGCCACCATGCCGCGTTTCATCGTTCACGGCAGCCAGGGTTCGTTCGTGAAATTCGGTATGGATGTGCAGGAAGATCAGCTCAAGCTGGGCAAGCGGCCCCCGGCGGCGGATTGGGGCATGGATAGCGAACCCGGTCAGCTCAGCCGCATTGTCGATGGTCAGTTACAGCAGCAGAGCGTGGTGGGTGAGGCGGGGGATTATGGCGCCTACTATCGCGGTGTCTGCGCCGCCATCAAGGGCGAAGGGAGCAACCCGGTGCCAGCAAGTGAAGCGCTGGCGGTGATGGCGCTGCTGGATCTGGCCCGCCAGAGCCACCTTGAGGGAAAACGGCTGCCCTGTCAGAAGCTGTCTGACTAA
- the rimJ gene encoding ribosomal protein S5-alanine N-acetyltransferase produces the protein MALPHIKTARTHLTILSPDQAPMMLDFYRRNRAHLAPWEPLRDEHFYTLSYWHARLQDSYSQFFNGTGVNLVALDPAGERVIATCNFSNILMGVFKACHLGYAIDQQHQGQGVMREVLSAAIDYLFREHDLHRIMACYMPANQRSGALLERLGFEREGFARAYLMINGRWEDHILTSLINPAS, from the coding sequence ATGGCGCTGCCACATATCAAGACGGCCCGCACCCACCTGACCATACTGTCGCCGGATCAGGCCCCCATGATGCTCGACTTCTACCGGCGCAACCGCGCCCATCTCGCCCCCTGGGAGCCGCTTCGGGACGAGCACTTTTACACCCTCTCTTACTGGCATGCCCGGCTGCAGGACAGCTACAGCCAGTTCTTCAACGGCACTGGCGTCAATCTGGTGGCCCTCGATCCGGCTGGCGAGCGGGTGATCGCCACCTGCAACTTCAGCAATATCCTGATGGGGGTCTTCAAGGCGTGTCATCTGGGCTATGCCATCGACCAGCAGCATCAGGGGCAGGGGGTGATGAGAGAGGTGCTGTCAGCCGCCATTGACTACCTGTTTCGCGAGCACGATCTGCATCGCATCATGGCTTGCTATATGCCTGCCAATCAGCGCAGTGGCGCCTTGCTGGAGCGGCTCGGTTTCGAGCGGGAGGGATTCGCGCGGGCATATCTGATGATCAATGGCCGCTGGGAGGATCACATCCTCACCTCGCTGATTAATCCGGCCTCCTGA